Proteins co-encoded in one Bemisia tabaci chromosome 9, PGI_BMITA_v3 genomic window:
- the LOC109034692 gene encoding WD repeat-containing protein 20 — MAINVDSGGKDEVKTHFVTREGTYKLMPLSEYSRPNRPPYSSVQGNSPVRLSFVSLPDSAAGTEERICFNIGRELYIFVYKGSKKAADLTKPVDKKMYKGTNPTCHDFNLTTATSETAALLVGFSTGQVQLIDPIKKELSKVYNEERLVDKTKVTCIRWVPKSPNLFLVSHASGQLYLYNEELPCSTTPPHYQPFKQGAGYTIHTCKTKSTRNPLYRWVIGAEGCSINEFAFSPCSSYLAIVSQDGFLRVFHYDTMELVGYARSYFGGFLCVCWSPDSKYVVVGGEDDLVTVWSLHERRVVARGQGHRSWVSVVAFDPFTTLVGQSNGEPECTSGVCYRLGSVGQDTQVCLWDITDDVLRQPSGSGRPRTCSSVQPGNGSAKFNNSQAHFLDNLFDGSVVNSHHSPMSFTQRLAAFGDKKKVVEKKESSERSHKRNFSFTSKGSGSDKVNCVVNHSTCDDPMKLIGTDMCPRYDQCPVLEPLICKKIAHERLTALVFKEDSFVTACQDGYVYTWARPEKPTSSNHLGSGPSCSSIGVNKNGTVV, encoded by the exons ATGGCGATAAATGTGGACAGTGGAGGAAAAGATGAGGTGAAAACTCATTTTGTGACCCGCGAAGGGACGTACAAGTTGATGCCCTTGTCGGAATATTCCCGGCCGAACCGCCCGCCGTACTCCAGCGTCCAGGGAAACTCGCCTGTTCGTCTCTCGTTCGTGTCTCTGCCCGACTCTGCCGCTGGCACCGAAGAGAGGATATGTTTCAACATCGGCAGAGAACTCTACATATTTGTATATAAAGGAAGCAAAAAG gctgCTGACTTAACAAAACCTGTGGACAAGAAAATGTATAAAGGAACAAATCCAACGTGCCATGATTTCAACTTAACAACAGCAACTAGTGAGACAGCAGCTTTACTTGTAGGTTTTTCCACTGGACAAGTGCAGCTCATTGACCCCATAAAGAAGGAGTTAAGCAAAGTCTATAATGAAGAG CGATTAGTGGATAAAACAAAAGTAACGTGCATTCGTTGGGTTCCTAAGTCTCCAAATCTCTTCCTGGTTAGTCATGCAAGTGGTCAATTGTACCTTTACAATGAAGAACTTCCATGCAGCACAACGCCGCCTCATTATCAACCATTCAAACAGGGCGCAGGCTACACCATCCACACCTGTAAAACCAAAAGCACGCGAAACCCACTCTATCGATGGGTCATTGGTGCCGAAGGCTGCAGTATTAATGAGTTCGCTTTCTCACCATGTAGTTCGTATTTAGCAATTGTATCACAAGACGGTTTTTTGCGAGTCTTTCATTACGACACAATGGAATTAGTCGGTTATGCACGTAGTTATTTCGGTGGATTTTTATGTGTGTGTTGGTCCCCAGACTCGAAATATGTCGTTGTTGGCGGTGAGGACGACCTTGTGACAGTTTGGAGCCTTCATGAGCGAAGAGTTGTCGCGCGGGGTCAGGGTCACCGTAGTTGGGTCAGTGTAGTCGCGTTTGACCCTTTCACAACGTTAGTTGGTCAGTCGAACGGTGAACCAGAGTGTACATCGGGAGTGTGTTACAGGCTTGGCTCAGTTGGGCAGGACACGCAAGTCTGTTTGTGGGACATAACAGACGATGTTTTAAGGCAACCCTCCGGTAGTGGACGGCCACGGACTTGTAGTAGTGTTCAGCCAGGCAATGGTTCAGCTAAGTTTAATAATTCTCAAGCTCATTTCCTAGATAACTTGTTCGATGGTAGTGTCGTGAATTCACACCACTCCCCCATGTCATTTACACAGAGGCTTGCTGCGTTTGGGGACAAGAAAAAAGTGGtcgagaaaaaagaaagtagtGAGAGGTCTCATAAACGGAACTTTAGTTTTACATCCAAAGGCTCAGGTTCGGATAAAGTGAATTGTGTCGTGAACCACTCTACCTGTGATGACCCGATGAAGTTAATCGGAACAGACATGTGCCCTCGTTATGACCAGTGTCCTGTTTTGGAGCCACTGATCTGCAAAAAGATTGCTCACGAACGTCTGACAGCACTGGTGTTCAAAGAAGACTCTTTTGTAACGGCTTGTCAGGATGGCTATGTTTACACATGGGCAAGACCTGAAAAACCT ACTAGTTCAAATCATCTTGGATCAGGGCCAAGTTGTTCATCAATAGGAGTTAACAAAAATGGCACGGTTGTATAA